From the genome of bacterium:
AGGCTGGACGGACCAGGCGCAACGCGTGCTTCCCGCCGACGCGCTGGCGCTGGTCGCACGCCTGCACCGTGAGCTGAGCGGCGAGCGGAAACGCCTGCTCGAGCTCCGACGGCAGCGCCAGGCGGAATGGGACGCCGGCGCCGTGCCCACCTACCTGGATGACCCCCAGACCGCGGATGCGCGCGGCGACTGGCGCATCCCCGACCTGCCTCCGGACCTGCTGCGCCGACGCGTCGAGATCACCGGCCCGATCTCCGATCCGAAGATGGTGATCAACATGCTGAGCCGCACGGAGGACGGGGCCCGGGCCGACGCGGCGATGCTCGACTTCGAGGACGCGATGAAGCCCTCGTGGAGCAACGTCGTGCAGGGCATCGAGAACCTGATCGGCGCGGTGGACGGCTCGCTCACGTACATCAAGCCCGCGCAGGGCGGACAGCCGGGCAAGGTCTACCGCATCGACCCCTCGGACATGCCGCTGCTGATGGTGCGGGTGCGCGGCCTGCACCTGGACGAATCCAACGTGCTCGTGGACGGCGAGCCGGTCGCCGCGGGCCTGTTCGACTTCGCACTCAGCGCCTGGCACACCGCGCGCAAGCTGGTGGAGCAGGGCAAGACGCCCAAGTACTACGTGCCCAAGTGCGAGTCCCACCTCGAGGCGCGGTGGTGGAACCGGCTGTTCTCGCTGGTGGAGGACGCGGTCGGCCTTCCCGTCGGCACCGTTCGGGTGACGTTCCTCATCGAGACGCTGCCCGCCGCGTTCGAGTGCGAGGAGATCCTGTACGAGATCCGCGAGCACGCGGCCGGGCTCAACGTCGGCCGCTGGGACAAGATCTTCAGCGACATCAAGGTGCTGAAGGAGCACCCGGACCGGGTGCTGGCGGACCGCGGCAGCATCTCGCTGAACCGACCGTGGATGCTGAACTACGCCCTGCGCCTGATCCGCGTGTGTCACCGGCACGGGGCGTTCGCGATGGGCGGGATGGCCGCGTTCACACCCGGCCGCTCGCCGGAGCGGCGCCGCGAGCAGGTGCGCAAGGTGGTCGAGGACAAGCGGTTCGAGGCGGCCATCGGCCACGACGGCTGCTGGGTCTCCCACCCCTACTTCATCGGCCCTGCGCTGGCCGCCTTCCCCTCCGACAACCAGCTCGGGGTGATCCCCGGCCCGGAGTACGACCGGCCGGACCTGCTGCCGCTGCCGGAGGGCCCCCGCACCCTCGACGGCCTGCGCAAGAACGTGCGCGTCGGCATCGCGTACTTGCGCGGCTGGAACCAGGACATCGGCTGCATCGCGTGGGATGACCTGATGGAGGACCTCGCCACGCTGGAGATCTCACGTGCCCAGACGTGGCAGTGGCTGCGGCACGGCACCGTGCTGGACGACGGCACGCGCGTAGACCGCGCGCTCGTCGAGCGCGTGTTCGACGAGGAGCTCGCGCGCATCCGCGCCGAGCTCGAACGAGACAGTGGTGATGCGAGCGGCGATGCTGCCCGGGAGGAGATCCGCCGCTTCGAAGAAGCGGCCGAGGACGCGCGACACATTTTCACGGAACCCGTCTTCCGGCCGTTCCTGACGTGTCGGTCCGACCTGGCCGGCACGCCGGAGGCCGAGCGGCGGCGCGTTCTGCGGGAGGAAGCGGCGCGCACGTGACGCGGGTGCGGCGCGCCTGGAACCGGGTCAGGACCGTCACCGAAAGGGAGGCAACGATGCGCGAGCGCAGCGGCGGGCCGGGGGTCGGGGGCAACGGACAGCGCGACGGGCAGCGCGCGTCCAGAGGCGTCACGCCACGCACCGTCGTGAACGACGACGGCGCGGCAACGATCCACGTCCGCCACGTGTCGACGACGGGCGGGGCAGGGCAGACGGCGGGCCTGCCGGACCGGTGGGCCGGCATCGAGCGGCCGTACGCGCCCGAGGACGTGGAACGACTGCGCAACTCGTTCCACATCGAGTACACCCTCGCCCGCCGCGGCGCCGAGCGGCTGTGGGAGCTGCTGCACACCCGGCCGTACGTCGCCGCGCTGGGCGCGCTCACCGGCAACCAGGCGATGCAGCAGGTGAAGGCCGGGCTGGAGGCCATCTACCTCAGCGGCTGGCAGGTCGCCGCCGACGCCAACCTCGCCGGCCAGATGTACCCGGATCAGAGCCTCTACCCGTCCAACAGCGTGCCAGCCCTGGTGCGCAGCATCAACCAGACGCTGCTCCGCGCGGACCAGATCCACCACTCCGAGGGCGACGACGGCACGTACTGGATGGCGCCGATCGTCGCCGACGCGGAGGCCGGGTTCGGCGGCTGCCTCCACGCGTTCGAGCTGATGAAGGCGATGATCGAGGCGGGCGCCGCCGGTGTGCACTTCGAGGACCAGCTCGCGTCCGAGAAGAAGTGCGGGCACCTCGGCGGCAAGGTCCTGGTTCCGACGTGCCAGTTCATCGACACCCTCGTCGCCGCACGCCTGGCCGCCGATGTGCTCGACGTGCCCACGATCCTGATCGCCCGGACCGATGCGCGCAGCGCACGGCTGCTCACCAGCGACATCGACCCGCGGGACCAGGAGTTCCTCACCGGCGAACGCACGCCCGAGGGCTACTACTGCGTGCGCGCAGGGCTCGACGCCGCCATTGCCCGCGCCCTCGCCTACGCGCCGTACGCCGACATGCTGTGGTGCGAGACGTCCACGCCCGACCTGGACGAGGCGAAGCGGTTCGCCGAGGCGATCCACGAACACTTCCCCGGCAAGCTGCTGGCCTACAACTGCTCGCCGTCGTTCAACTGGCGGCGGCACCTGGATGCCGCGACCATCGCCTCGTTCCAGCGCGAACTCGCCGCCATGGGCTACCGCTTCCAGTTCGTCACGCTCGCCGGGTTCCACACGCTGAACTACAGCATGTTCTCGCTCGCGCGAGCGTACCGCGAGCGAGGGATGACGGCGTACGCGGAGCTGCAGCAGGCGGAGTTCGAGGCCGAGCACCTCGGCTACACGGCGACCCGGCACCAGCGTGAGGTCGGGAACGGCTACTTCGACCTGGTGCGCGAGACGGTGATGCGCGGCCGGACCAGCACCGCCGCCATGGCGGAATCCACCGAGACGGCGCAGTTCCTGTAGCCCCGTGGTTCGAC
Proteins encoded in this window:
- a CDS encoding malate synthase A; the protein is MRAKLRTGARRYTHPRAAAVVLGCVSLAPLRRLLQRRRPSQLLVPDQPAQVGRPAHHPARDDGEHQRENGEAARHPLGTPVADQPDQRHQPDDRQDDGGQERELLVRLHGVVLHARQAPDHMLHRLAREVDHHTRERHQDEQAEADTQHVPAAHHEADRQEQRGDDDADHRNVVEHEVDLGRVHDVTPRRGAYRDEQPDAATPGRRRQPPSPLRLPGCLSTPATPGLRPCPGSNDEHRRTSAEAPPADAASSPHHRHTSCSAVPQPQKEIGPMASTEPLAGTAAVDRTWVEVADGVRITRAGWTDQAQRVLPADALALVARLHRELSGERKRLLELRRQRQAEWDAGAVPTYLDDPQTADARGDWRIPDLPPDLLRRRVEITGPISDPKMVINMLSRTEDGARADAAMLDFEDAMKPSWSNVVQGIENLIGAVDGSLTYIKPAQGGQPGKVYRIDPSDMPLLMVRVRGLHLDESNVLVDGEPVAAGLFDFALSAWHTARKLVEQGKTPKYYVPKCESHLEARWWNRLFSLVEDAVGLPVGTVRVTFLIETLPAAFECEEILYEIREHAAGLNVGRWDKIFSDIKVLKEHPDRVLADRGSISLNRPWMLNYALRLIRVCHRHGAFAMGGMAAFTPGRSPERRREQVRKVVEDKRFEAAIGHDGCWVSHPYFIGPALAAFPSDNQLGVIPGPEYDRPDLLPLPEGPRTLDGLRKNVRVGIAYLRGWNQDIGCIAWDDLMEDLATLEISRAQTWQWLRHGTVLDDGTRVDRALVERVFDEELARIRAELERDSGDASGDAAREEIRRFEEAAEDARHIFTEPVFRPFLTCRSDLAGTPEAERRRVLREEAART
- a CDS encoding isocitrate lyase, which gives rise to MRERSGGPGVGGNGQRDGQRASRGVTPRTVVNDDGAATIHVRHVSTTGGAGQTAGLPDRWAGIERPYAPEDVERLRNSFHIEYTLARRGAERLWELLHTRPYVAALGALTGNQAMQQVKAGLEAIYLSGWQVAADANLAGQMYPDQSLYPSNSVPALVRSINQTLLRADQIHHSEGDDGTYWMAPIVADAEAGFGGCLHAFELMKAMIEAGAAGVHFEDQLASEKKCGHLGGKVLVPTCQFIDTLVAARLAADVLDVPTILIARTDARSARLLTSDIDPRDQEFLTGERTPEGYYCVRAGLDAAIARALAYAPYADMLWCETSTPDLDEAKRFAEAIHEHFPGKLLAYNCSPSFNWRRHLDAATIASFQRELAAMGYRFQFVTLAGFHTLNYSMFSLARAYRERGMTAYAELQQAEFEAEHLGYTATRHQREVGNGYFDLVRETVMRGRTSTAAMAESTETAQFL